AATGGGTCCCCATAAGGGAAAAAATGGTCTATttgagggttaggatttgggtttagggttagggttaggattagggttaggttaaggttagggtaagggtttaggttaggcatgtagttatgatggttaaggttagggttaagggctagggaatgaatgtagacaatgagggggtccccacaagtatagggtgacgtgtgtgtgtgtgtgtgtgtgtgtgtgtgtgtgtgtgtgtgtgtgtgtgtgtgtgtgtgtgtgtgtgtgtgtgtgtgtgtgtgtgtgtgtacagctcCACCATCTACTTCTCAGGTTTGGCGTCGCTATCATCACTCTCTTCGGTTTCTGGGTTAAGGTAGCTCATAATCTTCATCAACGCCTCTTCGTCCACATCGTCATCGGTCTGGGACTGTCTCTTTTGATGTGGGCTTTTATTTGAGTCCATTTGGTCAAAGTAGTCCTGTACCGCTTGTCCTAAAACGGTCTGTTCCCCTTCGTCTGCTGATGCGGGCCCGGAGGCTCTCTTTGGCCCTGCCTTGTCATAAACTGTGTCGGGGTACCGCGCCAGAATCTGAGCCGCTAGATATTCTGCCAATTCATCCTCGTCGCCCACGTCATCGTAGTCGTCCTGTAATTTGTCGGGAATTGTTTTTTGCCGGCGAACGTAGTCCTCTTGCCTCCCAAACTGCGTATCAAGTGGTAAACGGGAAGTTTTACGCTGCTTTTGTTTCTTGGGGGAACTTGACTCCTGATCTCCCACATCTGCCAATCCGAGGATGTTTATTATCTCTTCCTTAGTTATGTCCTTTGGTATGCTACCTGATCTCCTATCTGGCAGGGGTCTGTTGTAAAGTCTTGCTCCAGGGATGTTGTGTCTGTTGCTGGAGGATATATGAGAGACATTGTCCTCTAGCCTGGTCAATTCATTACTCTTACGGGGTTGTGTCTGGCTCCTTAGTGCGGATCTGCCTTGCTGTGTGTTTCCCCCAGTCTTCAGCATGTCCATCAGGTCTTCTGGCGGTATCTGGAACTTCTGAGAGATTTGAATGAGTTGATAGATTGCCTGTGGGTCAATGTCGTTGCCGTCCTTCAAATGAGCCACTCTCCTCTCggctctctttttctcctcctccagcgctCGCTTATGCTCCTCCTCTTCTGTTTCCTTAATTGCTCTTAGGAGATAATAATCTACCAGGTTCGCGATGTCATCTGGCTCGTCTCGCTGGTCCAAATCGAACCGGGTAGCTCGTTTGACAGGGTAGTTTTCTTCTTCATCCCCGTCATCCTGCTCATCCTCATAATCGTCTCCCTCTTCGTCATCACCGAAATACAGACTTCGGTCAGTCTCATGTttgttgtctctctcctcttcctcctcctcatcttcatccTGTTCTGCTAGCGGACTCCAGTCCGCCAGTCCTCTAGCGACATCCTCATACAACGGGTTCCTCACACTGAACatatcatcctcatcctcctcgtctTCATCAGCCACATCCCCCTCGTCCACTCTGctgctgtcctcttcatcttcgaACATCGGCGGGTACTTCTTGTGAGGTCTGGTGCCACGCTGCATCTGATCCCAGCGATAAGCGCCATCCTTTTCATCTCTCACCAGTCTATCGCCCTCACCCAGTGAGAGCTGGGCAGTGTTGGGGAGTGTACGTGTGGGGTTGGAGGCTGTATCTGTCTCTTGAAGAGTGCGGAGCACTGCCTGCACCCATTCTTGAGTCTTGTTGTCCTCGTCTGCCTCACCCTCTGCCccctcctccacctgctgctccttctcttctctctcattttgCCCTGCCTGACCCTGGATCGGGGGAGCTAACCTTAGCATGTTGCGCAGCTTCTTTGTGTCATCCAAGAAACCTGTAGCGTCATACTCTGAAGTTGGAGGAGTCTGCTGGCGGGGGCTGGCACCGGTTCTTTGATGGAGGTTCTCAATGTACTCCAAGGCTTTGAGCATGTCTGTATTAGGAGTCTGGAGGGGGGTCCCCCTGGGGGGGTCTGGCTCACTGCCCCTCAGTCTGTATTCTCTCAGTGACGCCCCGTGGACACTGGGTGGACTGAGGAGGGAGAATAAGAGGAGGGGAgcaacagagaggaggaggaaagcattTTCTGCTGTGGAGCTCTTGCAGGATGACAGCATGGTATCGCCTGGTGAAGATACAAAGGTGGGACATGTCAACGCTGACATTTAGACATTCAGCTGATAGACTGACAGCGATCAACGTCCTGGCATTTCCTAAATGTCTTCATCACATTAAATCTGTGGTTCAAAATAGGggattgggggaggaggggggtcaaAAGGGGGGCCTTTAAGGGCGCTGCCAGGGGAGTCTCGAGATAATAGGGAGATACTGAAAGCTTCAATCACAAAACATTAAGACATGAGTAATTATTCAGACAAATAGATGACACAAAGCGAGCAATTAATATTATAAGATAAGATAGCCTGTTTACTTCATGTGGGGTGGGGGGAAAGGAAATAAAgaaggatttttttgttttgtaaaatAGTGAAGGATTATTACAGCGGCAAAAATGTCTAAATCATCTTCGTGCTTTTTGTGGGTTAAATGGAATAAACTGGACTAAATGCAAAGGAGTGTGTACAGATTGAGTGGTAATGACAACAGGTAGACAGGTTATTATGCGTCCTAATGGGGGGGGCGCACTGGAAACGGTCCTTGGTCGCTAAAAAGCCACTATAGGTTGAATGTCGGACCCCCAATGCTCAAATCCCTGATTTAATATGTATCGACAACCACTTTGGCAAGGGTTGGCTTTCACTCCGATGTTTGAGACGTAAGGGTCGTCGTTTCGAACACGAGATTTCGAGTAAATCTTCAAACACCAAAGTTTGAAACTCGCCGCAACAACAATACGTAATTTGCAAGTTTTATAGCACCTTTATAAAAGCtgtcagtccccccctcccctttatcCTCATCCTTTCCTTATCCTTTTTTTTCCGTTTGCCGTTCGTATTCTGAAGATGATCAGGACCGTTTGCCGGGGGCACTAATAGCATGGGCATGCAGCTCTTACGCAAATCTCATTAAACTGCTGCTCTCCGGAATGAGTCACAGCCCCGTTGTCAAGGAAACCCAGCGGGGCTGATGCCGAGCGCAACTGTTCCCATGGACAATGTCTGCGTGCGACGCACAGACGCGCCACAGTAAACAGCGCCTTGTTTTTGGACAAAATGAGACAAAACCATCATCTAGTGTATGTCAGATCTTCCAAAACGCAACAGTCTGCATGTCGTTTGGAAAatgttgccccccccttttttttacccTCTCTGGTTTAAGATTAAATCGTCTTGTTTCACGTTGATTGATGAAAAATAGACTTCAGGAATAAATAGCAACCCGCGGCGAGCCAAAAGTTAGGAATAAAAATCATGAGTGTACTCTGAACCGCAGCGATGAGTGGAGAAACAGCCTACAACGCAGCCTCACCAAGGAACATCTACCCGTGCGACGCATCAGGTTGGCAAATCAGCTCTGCAAGAGTCAAGATGTAATTGCAAAACATCCCAGTCAGATCTCGTCTTATATGAATGCTAAAAAGAGCAAATTTAGTTTGTTTTAGGTGGATGATAAAGGCTTACCTTTCTATGTACTCTCTAACCAGAAGTCGCGAGTGAGCTTGGCATCTCTTTCGTAGTACCGAGGCGAGCACCGCGGACAGCTCCCCCGCGCTATATGAAGCGCCGCCTGACTCGTGCGTCAGAGGGCTCGGAGATACGCAATACTCGCTAtaggccacacacacacgcacgcacgcacgcacgcacgcacgcacacacacacacacacacacacacacacacacacacacacacacacgcctcattTTATTCATCCGGATCCAAACAACCATTCCACTTTGAGTATAAATTGAAGATGGTTTACAATGAATTAACCATTACATCACCGGGCTCTCACAGAATTTTGCTGTGTAAACCTCATCATTTCATTTTGACATGAACTTTGGATTATCAGTGACTAAGAGGCTCCCCTGTCTCGGCCCAGCCTTTATCAAAATGTATAGGGTGGGACTGTGACCGTATCATCAAGACCCCCTTTTGGTGACATTGTGGACATCCATGCCGCTGGCCTCAGTAACTATACACACCCAGTTCTGGCGTTCTTATTTTGGTCTCTAGACTTTGTCATTGACAACCGGTAACGATATGTTGAGTCTCGGATGAGGTCTGCTGCGGCACAAAGAAGGTTCTGCtgcttttgggaggggggggcggggagaCGGCTGAGTCCACCGATGACTCACGCATGGACTCCGCTGGAGCTTGAGTGGGGTGACGAAGGGACTGCGGAGACACGGGCTCGCGACGGGAGGTATGCGTGCGCGCGTGTCGACGCTGTCGACAGCCAATAATACACCATGGTCTCTATTTTTGGCAGCCTGGGTCAGAGGGGTGCCAGCTGTTTCATTCACAAATACCCATCGGTTCTGACTCTGATGTTAAGTTGTAGTGATGTGTTTATCATTCATCTACGGTCTGTTCTCCGATGTAAGAGGTTTCTTTTAATCACAGTTTGTGGTTTTTCAGCCACAATGTGGCAATAGTTATATGTTTGAAGCTAGTTAAAGTTCTATTGTTCAAAAGAGTCTTCCAGGGCTCCCTCTAATCCCTTTAGCATCAACACTAGTTATTCATTTCTCATAAAACTCGaagatattctttttttttagtcACTAATCTTGGGATAACAAACACGtgtcaaagcacttcatgattgGCAGTCAATAAGACCAAGGGACCAGAGAATGAGGACAACACATCTGATTTGGAGCTTTTGCCTGTGCCCAGTTAAACTCCCGTTTATAATTatagaatcacacacacacacacacacacacacacacacacacacacacacacacacacacacacacacacacacacacacacacacacagagtaaagtTTAGGACGGATAAGGCTCCAGCTGTTGCTTGCTAATTGCTTGTGGTTGTGTATGAAGCAGGATTACTGGTAAATAGAAACCAATTACcgctctgtacccccccccccccgacttacATCTGAAAACAAGGTTCTTCTTTGGTCAAATATACAGTTTCTTTGAAGCAATTAACATTTCCCCGAAATGTAAGCGCACAAGTGATGCAAGGCAACGGATGTTACACGTTTTCAGCTCAAAACTCACACAGTCCGGTCACTGACCATTTTTGACCATCAGTGACATAAGAACATGTTATCTCTGATGAATGGCTATTACTGAAGCAGGAAAAAGCaagaatccacacacacacacacacatatatatatatatataaatatatatatatatatatatatttatatataagcaaaataatccattgagtcaagtaaattctttatgagacagtacaagcctgtttcatgccataagcagtcatcaacTGTCAATAAAGTTAGACGGGAAAGAACACATCCATGTTTCTTTCCCAGAccggcagcaatgttctttttggagagcagtggctttctccttgcaaccctgccatgcacagcattgttgttcagtgctctcctgatggtggactcataaacattagccaatgtgagagaggcctgtagttgcttagaagttaccctgggttcctttgtgacctggctgactattacacgccttgctcttggagtgatctttgatggtcgaccactcctggggagggtaacaatgatcttgaatttcctccatttgtacacaatctgtctgactgtggctttacagatggttttgtaaccttttccagcctgatgagcatcaacaacgctttttctgatgtcctcagaaatctcctttgttcttgccatgatacacttccacaaacatatgttgtgaagatcagactttgatagatccctgttctttaaataaaacagggcgcccagtcacacctgattgtcatcccattgattgaaaacacctgactctaatttcaccttcaaattaactgctaatcctagaggttcacatatttttgccactcacagatatgtaatattggatcattttcctcgataaataaatgaccaagtataataattttgtctcctttgtttaattgggttctctttatctacttttatgacTTGTGTgacaatctgatgatgttttaggttatATTTATGCAGAAGtatagaacattctaaagggttcacaaactttcaagcaccactgtacgtttctattttgtcgttgtcatctctcgtcaccatagcttggtaggtaactccttttgtctggcattttctttcgagggggcacgagtcgttcacatggcagctgcagttgggggagtctgtttgtgatgaaggtgtcattgatttgttcatgattcttgtgttgtgggacaatattatttgttgaatgttaggcatgcagctgtaactacttttgatggtgttcctattgaatatcttcctcagttgatggtccggggtaaagcacttatccgaaagttaaaaaaaagcgcttccgatgtttgtggccacggtgtcactgtagggtgggttgtaccagcaggtgatgtttcgttttctgctacgtttgttgatttgctgacagtcagtgtgtaatggtgggtt
This DNA window, taken from Lampris incognitus isolate fLamInc1 chromosome 7, fLamInc1.hap2, whole genome shotgun sequence, encodes the following:
- the scg2a gene encoding secretogranin-2a, with the translated sequence MLSSCKSSTAENAFLLLSVAPLLLFSLLSPPSVHGASLREYRLRGSEPDPPRGTPLQTPNTDMLKALEYIENLHQRTGASPRQQTPPTSEYDATGFLDDTKKLRNMLRLAPPIQGQAGQNEREEKEQQVEEGAEGEADEDNKTQEWVQAVLRTLQETDTASNPTRTLPNTAQLSLGEGDRLVRDEKDGAYRWDQMQRGTRPHKKYPPMFEDEEDSSRVDEGDVADEDEEDEDDMFSVRNPLYEDVARGLADWSPLAEQDEDEEEEEERDNKHETDRSLYFGDDEEGDDYEDEQDDGDEEENYPVKRATRFDLDQRDEPDDIANLVDYYLLRAIKETEEEEHKRALEEEKKRAERRVAHLKDGNDIDPQAIYQLIQISQKFQIPPEDLMDMLKTGGNTQQGRSALRSQTQPRKSNELTRLEDNVSHISSSNRHNIPGARLYNRPLPDRRSGSIPKDITKEEIINILGLADVGDQESSSPKKQKQRKTSRLPLDTQFGRQEDYVRRQKTIPDKLQDDYDDVGDEDELAEYLAAQILARYPDTVYDKAGPKRASGPASADEGEQTVLGQAVQDYFDQMDSNKSPHQKRQSQTDDDVDEEALMKIMSYLNPETEESDDSDAKPEK